One Phenylobacterium hankyongense DNA segment encodes these proteins:
- a CDS encoding flagellin → MSISVHTNKSALVALQNLNQTQQDLSDVQNRINTGLKIANAKDNAAVWSIAQNQRADIGALGAVKMSLDRASSIAEVSMTAGQSVSDLLVQLKEKVVAAMDTSIDANSRTALDSEFKSILRQIGQITGNSAFDGANLLNGSIPSNIQFLANADANSYITLSTQDMSLGGGIITIPSTSSLATVTLSTQVLADLNLSITNVNQSLGSLGSQAKQITAHADFVSKLSDTLTTGVGNLVDADLAKESARLQALQVQQQLGAQALSIANQSPQIILSLFK, encoded by the coding sequence ATGTCGATCAGCGTCCACACCAACAAGTCTGCGCTGGTTGCGCTGCAGAACCTGAACCAGACTCAGCAGGACCTCAGCGACGTTCAGAACCGGATCAACACCGGCCTCAAGATCGCCAACGCCAAGGACAACGCCGCGGTCTGGTCGATCGCCCAGAACCAACGGGCCGACATCGGCGCCCTGGGCGCGGTCAAGATGAGCCTCGACCGGGCCAGCTCGATCGCCGAGGTCTCGATGACCGCGGGCCAGTCGGTCTCCGACCTGCTCGTGCAGCTCAAGGAGAAGGTGGTCGCGGCGATGGACACGTCCATCGACGCCAACTCCCGCACCGCGCTGGACTCCGAGTTCAAGTCGATCCTTCGCCAGATCGGCCAGATCACCGGGAATTCCGCGTTCGACGGCGCGAACCTGCTGAACGGCTCGATCCCGTCGAATATCCAGTTCCTCGCCAACGCGGACGCCAACTCGTACATCACGCTCTCGACCCAGGACATGTCGCTGGGCGGCGGGATCATCACCATCCCCTCGACGTCGTCGCTGGCCACGGTGACGCTTTCCACCCAGGTGCTGGCCGACCTCAACCTGTCGATCACCAACGTCAACCAGTCGCTCGGCAGCCTCGGCTCGCAGGCCAAGCAGATCACCGCGCACGCCGACTTCGTCTCGAAGCTGTCCGACACCCTGACCACCGGCGTCGGCAACCTCGTGGACGCCGACCTGGCGAAGGAGAGCGCCCGGCTGCAGGCCCTGCAGGTCCAGCAACAACTCGGCGCTCAGGCGCTGTCGATCGCCAACCAGTCGCCGCAGATCATCCTGTCGCTGTTCAAGTGA
- a CDS encoding flagellar protein FlaG produces the protein MQSKVASFAATPDPTFGQQSSSGRSGKDQAPKRDAPNEDPVDLRLIIEEDQASGTYVYKTVNRRTGEVIRQLPREVILKLRDEAEYVAGEVIRTKA, from the coding sequence ATGCAAAGCAAGGTTGCGAGTTTCGCAGCCACGCCAGATCCCACGTTCGGCCAGCAATCCTCCTCCGGAAGATCCGGCAAGGATCAGGCCCCGAAGCGAGACGCTCCGAACGAGGATCCGGTCGACCTGCGACTGATCATTGAAGAGGATCAAGCGAGCGGCACCTACGTCTACAAGACTGTCAACCGCCGGACGGGTGAGGTCATACGCCAGCTGCCCAGGGAAGTGATCCTGAAGCTGCGGGATGAGGCCGAATACGTCGCCGGCGAGGTGATCCGCACCAAAGCCTGA